From Methanosarcina lacustris Z-7289, one genomic window encodes:
- a CDS encoding RNA-guided endonuclease InsQ/TnpB family protein, whose amino-acid sequence MLKVFHYRLYPTKAQKKELNKTLELCKWTYNETLAIRKNAWESEQKRISYYDSKKMIPIWKKDKPELKEVHSQVLQEVVKRVDLAFQAFFRRVKSGEKPGYPRFKGYGRYDSITYTQSGFSLDFNMLSLSKIGDIKIKLHRPVEGEIKRLNVRKMPTGKWFASFLVETEFPLILQKTRLSIGVDVGISSFLTLSDGQHVPNPRFFVNEEKNLAKAQRKLSKAEKGTALRNKALKVVQHVHERITNKRNDFAQKVSLNLVKTYDLIIFEDLNIKGMIQNHCLAKHIADVAWNQLITLTTYKAEWAGKRVELVNPYNTSQMCSGCGQIVQKDLSERTHSCPFCGLIIDRDHNAAINILRLGLQSLRIPDRCPSFQ is encoded by the coding sequence ATGTTAAAAGTGTTTCATTATAGATTATATCCAACAAAAGCTCAGAAAAAAGAACTTAATAAGACACTTGAGCTTTGTAAATGGACTTATAATGAAACTCTAGCAATAAGAAAGAATGCATGGGAATCCGAACAAAAGAGAATCAGCTATTATGATTCTAAGAAGATGATCCCGATCTGGAAAAAAGATAAACCAGAATTAAAAGAGGTTCATTCTCAGGTATTACAAGAGGTAGTTAAGCGAGTTGATCTTGCTTTTCAAGCATTTTTCCGTAGAGTCAAATCAGGAGAAAAACCGGGTTATCCTAGATTTAAAGGGTATGGTAGATATGATAGTATTACTTACACTCAATCAGGTTTCTCTCTGGATTTCAATATGCTGTCGCTATCAAAAATAGGTGACATTAAGATTAAGTTGCACAGACCAGTAGAAGGAGAAATTAAAAGGCTTAATGTTCGTAAGATGCCTACTGGTAAGTGGTTTGCTTCATTTTTGGTAGAAACTGAATTCCCATTAATATTACAAAAAACAAGATTATCTATCGGAGTAGATGTTGGTATCAGTAGTTTCTTAACACTTTCAGATGGTCAACATGTACCAAATCCTAGATTTTTTGTAAACGAAGAGAAGAATCTAGCAAAAGCTCAACGTAAATTATCAAAAGCAGAAAAGGGAACTGCATTACGAAATAAAGCTTTAAAAGTAGTTCAACATGTTCACGAAAGAATCACAAACAAGAGAAACGATTTTGCTCAAAAAGTAAGTCTCAATCTTGTTAAAACTTATGATTTAATTATTTTTGAAGATTTAAATATTAAAGGAATGATTCAAAACCACTGTCTAGCAAAACACATAGCTGATGTAGCATGGAATCAATTGATAACACTCACGACTTACAAGGCAGAATGGGCTGGTAAACGTGTAGAGCTTGTCAATCCATATAATACATCTCAGATGTGTTCTGGTTGTGGTCAAATAGTGCAAAAAGATCTATCCGAAAGAACCCATAGTTGTCCTTTTTGTGGGTTAATTATTGATAGAGATCATAATGCCGCTATTAACATTTTGAGATTGGGATTACAATCTCTTCGGATACCCGATAGATGCCCGTCATTTCAATGA
- the tnpA gene encoding IS200/IS605 family transposase, with translation MTKKEHWITARGCVYNANYHFVWSTKYRRKVLTDKITDDLKLLHEKIAKEKGITLVSQEIMPDHVHLFIIMHPKFAPANIVKIFKGITAKKLFEMHPEIKSKLSNGHLWNPSYYVGTCGDTTKDVIQMYIETQKVK, from the coding sequence ATGACAAAAAAAGAGCATTGGATCACCGCTAGAGGTTGTGTCTACAACGCAAATTATCATTTCGTATGGTCTACAAAATACCGAAGAAAGGTTCTTACAGATAAAATTACAGACGACCTTAAACTTCTTCACGAAAAGATAGCCAAAGAAAAAGGTATAACTCTTGTATCTCAGGAAATTATGCCGGATCACGTACATCTTTTCATAATAATGCATCCAAAATTTGCACCCGCAAATATTGTTAAAATATTCAAAGGGATTACTGCAAAGAAACTTTTTGAAATGCATCCAGAAATAAAATCTAAATTGTCAAATGGTCATCTCTGGAATCCTTCTTATTATGTTGGAACTTGTGGAGATACCACGAAAGATGTAATCCAGATGTATATTGAAACTCAAAAGGTGAAATGA
- a CDS encoding mechanosensitive ion channel family protein, with amino-acid sequence MADEVISFVPTLVAIILLIIVGKILGSVIGKIGAKILDKIGLDDLIDKTVIGGMIKKANMSTVGFFEAIIRWFIYIIFAVIIIDLLQIQAVADFITMIILYIPLIISALVVLIIGLLIVDFISDLVKTILVATGVDEKVEKTSIGTSIKAGGASVSGIIAGLVRIFGYLIFLTAVADILQLTMITQLLIDITEYLPRLLTGVLILVIGILSIDIVMDYLAGTVKGMNVEGAEVVLPLLRGFLLIIVILVALDTMLIDTSILYLFFGPLAWGIAVVVAFKYGVKDAIVAYAKERK; translated from the coding sequence ATGGCAGACGAAGTAATTTCTTTTGTTCCGACTCTTGTCGCAATTATCCTTCTTATTATTGTGGGAAAAATCCTGGGGTCCGTTATTGGAAAGATTGGAGCAAAGATCCTGGACAAGATAGGGCTTGACGACCTTATTGATAAAACGGTCATCGGTGGGATGATAAAAAAAGCTAATATGAGTACTGTAGGCTTTTTTGAGGCTATAATCCGATGGTTTATTTACATCATCTTTGCCGTGATTATCATAGATCTCCTGCAGATACAGGCAGTTGCTGATTTCATCACTATGATAATCCTCTACATCCCGCTGATCATTTCCGCCCTCGTTGTGCTGATTATAGGCTTGCTGATCGTGGATTTCATCAGCGACCTGGTAAAAACAATACTTGTTGCAACGGGAGTGGATGAAAAGGTCGAAAAAACCTCCATTGGAACTTCGATCAAGGCAGGGGGGGCGTCAGTCTCCGGGATTATAGCCGGGCTGGTCAGGATCTTTGGGTACCTGATCTTCCTCACAGCTGTAGCAGACATTTTACAACTGACAATGATTACCCAGCTACTGATAGATATTACTGAGTATCTGCCACGCCTCCTAACCGGAGTCCTGATCCTGGTGATAGGGATCCTTTCCATTGACATCGTCATGGACTACCTGGCTGGCACTGTCAAGGGTATGAATGTAGAAGGGGCAGAAGTCGTTCTCCCCCTCCTTCGGGGCTTCCTGTTAATCATCGTGATCCTTGTAGCCCTGGATACGATGCTTATCGACACAAGCATCCTCTACCTCTTCTTCGGGCCGCTGGCATGGGGAATTGCGGTTGTAGTTGCCTTCAAATATGGAGTCAAAGACGCGATTGTTGCGTATGCAAAAGAAAGGAAGTAA
- the corA gene encoding magnesium/cobalt transporter CorA, with the protein MRFTKLGKKQSNVGLAPGTLVHVGEKKAERIVISLWAYNSEELIEKELQTVEECLAFKDKPGMNLWVNVDGLDQIEVIEKLGSYFKIHPLTLEDVLNTGQRPKMEDYDSYIYTVLKMMLLDTEKEEILIDQVSIIIGPGYILSFQEREGDVFDPLRERLKNPNSRLRKAGVDYLAYGLIDAVIDNYFLILEHFGEKLEYLEDELVRDPNPSTLKTVQKYKRDMILLRKSVWPLRELISGLQKVESELIKETTQIYLRDLYDHTIQVIDSIEAFRDILSSMVDVYLSSISNRMNDIMKVLTIIATIFIPLTFVAGVYGMNFDYMPELRWRLGYPAVMLSMALIGIIMFLYFKKRRWV; encoded by the coding sequence TTGAGATTTACAAAGTTAGGAAAAAAACAATCGAATGTCGGGCTTGCCCCCGGAACTCTTGTGCATGTGGGGGAAAAAAAGGCAGAGAGGATTGTGATCAGTCTCTGGGCCTATAACAGTGAGGAACTGATCGAAAAAGAGCTGCAGACCGTGGAGGAATGCCTGGCTTTCAAAGATAAGCCCGGAATGAATTTATGGGTAAATGTCGATGGGCTCGACCAGATTGAGGTTATAGAAAAACTCGGGAGCTATTTTAAGATCCACCCTTTGACCCTTGAAGATGTGCTGAACACGGGGCAAAGACCCAAGATGGAAGATTATGATTCCTACATCTACACTGTGTTAAAAATGATGCTCCTTGATACGGAAAAGGAAGAAATCCTTATTGACCAGGTGAGCATCATAATCGGCCCCGGATATATACTGTCTTTTCAGGAAAGGGAGGGAGACGTTTTTGATCCTCTCAGGGAAAGACTCAAAAATCCCAATTCCAGGCTCCGGAAGGCGGGAGTTGATTACCTTGCCTACGGTCTTATTGACGCTGTAATCGATAATTATTTTCTGATCCTCGAGCACTTCGGGGAGAAGCTCGAGTATCTTGAAGATGAACTTGTCAGGGATCCAAATCCCAGTACCCTGAAAACAGTCCAGAAATACAAAAGAGATATGATCCTCCTGCGTAAATCGGTCTGGCCTCTCAGGGAACTTATTAGCGGCCTCCAGAAAGTGGAGTCAGAGCTCATTAAGGAGACTACGCAGATTTATCTGAGGGACTTATACGACCATACCATTCAGGTCATTGACTCTATAGAAGCCTTCAGGGATATCCTCTCTTCAATGGTAGATGTCTACCTCTCAAGCATAAGCAACAGGATGAATGACATTATGAAAGTTCTGACGATCATCGCCACGATTTTCATTCCTTTAACCTTCGTTGCAGGAGTCTACGGTATGAATTTTGACTACATGCCGGAACTCAGGTGGCGCTTGGGTTATCCTGCAGTCATGCTGAGTATGGCATTAATAGGAATAATCATGTTTCTTTATTTTAAAAAGAGAAGATGGGTCTAA
- a CDS encoding DUF432 domain-containing protein — MYGYYDPPFSVEQEGISISVEKTGDGWTYKRTFGNDEVEKLILGDRKRIIINPVEPLNTPKEITPNLLIEFEKTLLLAEGDKKQIFLTFPIEIGVFISESKNKSPQLLDVFSLARQKFTLYGEVSNGVVCKHWRSSLYSSFPSLNPLQEGVMELTLRNVSSDWASISKAVFSAYGMKLYYDGDVFMKARMDILNRNTAETGFEMQPLNGEMKGYLVKDQKIRKEAFGVYGLRKLGFVPLKFYMGWGF; from the coding sequence ATGTACGGTTACTACGATCCTCCATTTTCAGTTGAACAGGAAGGAATTTCGATATCCGTAGAAAAAACAGGAGATGGATGGACATACAAAAGGACGTTTGGAAACGATGAAGTGGAAAAACTCATCCTTGGAGATAGAAAACGCATTATCATAAATCCGGTTGAACCCCTGAATACTCCGAAAGAAATTACTCCAAATCTGTTGATAGAGTTTGAGAAAACGCTGCTCCTTGCAGAAGGGGATAAAAAACAGATTTTTTTGACTTTTCCGATTGAAATAGGCGTGTTTATCTCGGAATCCAAAAATAAGAGTCCCCAGCTTCTGGACGTGTTTAGCCTTGCGAGGCAGAAATTTACCCTTTACGGAGAGGTTTCGAATGGAGTTGTCTGCAAGCACTGGAGAAGCAGCTTATACTCAAGTTTTCCTTCACTTAACCCCCTGCAGGAAGGAGTTATGGAGCTGACTCTCAGAAATGTCTCCTCTGATTGGGCTTCAATCTCAAAAGCTGTTTTCAGTGCATACGGGATGAAACTGTACTATGACGGGGACGTCTTCATGAAAGCCCGTATGGATATCCTCAACAGAAATACGGCTGAAACAGGTTTCGAAATGCAGCCTCTTAACGGGGAGATGAAAGGTTATCTTGTGAAAGACCAAAAAATCAGAAAAGAGGCTTTTGGCGTCTATGGCCTCCGGAAACTTGGCTTTGTGCCTCTTAAATTTTATATGGGGTGGG